In Streptomyces sp. NBC_00878, a single window of DNA contains:
- a CDS encoding SDR family NAD(P)-dependent oxidoreductase has translation MGKLDGRVVLVTGAARGQGEQEARLFREEGADVVVADVLDGQGETFAKEIGALYVHLDVSREDDWAAALAAAKEAYGKVDGLVNNAGILRFNALVDTPLDEFMQVVQVNQVGVFLGIKTLAPEIEAAGGGTIVNTASYTGVTGMAYVGAYSATKHAIVGLTRVAALELAPKGIRVNAVCPGAIDTAMSNPALLDPAADAEASSAGVERLYRKLVPLGRIGRPEEVARLALFLSSADSSYITGQPFVIDGGWLAGVGAM, from the coding sequence ATGGGCAAGCTCGACGGACGTGTCGTCCTCGTCACAGGCGCCGCACGCGGCCAGGGGGAGCAGGAGGCCCGGCTGTTCAGGGAGGAGGGGGCCGACGTCGTGGTCGCCGACGTCCTCGACGGTCAGGGTGAGACCTTCGCCAAGGAGATCGGTGCGCTCTATGTCCACCTCGATGTGAGCCGGGAGGACGACTGGGCGGCAGCACTGGCCGCCGCGAAGGAGGCGTACGGGAAGGTCGACGGGCTGGTCAACAACGCGGGCATCCTTCGGTTCAACGCCCTGGTCGACACGCCCCTCGACGAGTTCATGCAGGTCGTGCAGGTGAACCAGGTCGGCGTCTTCCTCGGCATCAAGACCCTGGCCCCCGAGATCGAGGCGGCCGGCGGCGGCACCATCGTCAACACCGCCTCGTACACCGGGGTCACCGGCATGGCGTACGTCGGCGCGTACAGCGCGACCAAGCACGCGATCGTCGGCCTCACGCGCGTGGCCGCGCTGGAGCTGGCCCCCAAGGGGATCCGCGTCAACGCCGTCTGTCCCGGCGCGATAGACACGGCCATGAGCAACCCGGCCCTGCTCGACCCGGCGGCGGACGCCGAGGCGTCCTCGGCCGGCGTCGAGCGGCTGTACCGCAAGCTCGTGCCGCTGGGCCGGATAGGCAGGCCCGAGGAGGTGGCGCGACTGGCGCTCTTCCTCTCCTCGGCGGACTCCTCGTACATCACCGGGCAGCCGTTCGTGATCGACGGGGGGTGGCTGGCGGGGGTGGGCGCCATGTGA
- a CDS encoding LuxR C-terminal-related transcriptional regulator gives MGPSRKLTVALARADGDGDWPYEDWPVPDDPYVSRVLSVSPPYRALRESPLEGAADVVVLRCQDPSADFAELLKARGAMSAPVVVVSPVRDTETVVEVFQGGAGYLVDGDYCTTMLSAAAVAAVVGHTYLSPTACNALREAAGRMPAGGEETERLRATLSPREREIMELLSTGIGAQEIGLHLRLSEKTVRNNLSNIYAKLDARGSTEAVLKWLGAALSIRV, from the coding sequence ATGGGTCCCTCCCGCAAGCTGACCGTCGCGCTCGCCCGTGCCGACGGTGACGGCGACTGGCCGTACGAGGACTGGCCGGTGCCGGACGACCCGTACGTGAGCCGGGTGCTGTCCGTGTCCCCGCCCTACCGCGCCCTCCGGGAAAGCCCGTTGGAGGGCGCGGCGGACGTCGTCGTCCTCCGGTGCCAGGATCCGTCGGCCGACTTCGCGGAGCTGTTGAAGGCCAGGGGTGCGATGAGCGCCCCGGTGGTCGTCGTCAGCCCCGTGCGGGACACCGAGACGGTGGTCGAGGTGTTCCAGGGCGGTGCGGGCTACCTGGTCGACGGCGACTACTGCACCACCATGCTGTCCGCGGCGGCCGTCGCCGCCGTGGTCGGCCACACCTACCTCTCGCCCACCGCGTGCAACGCCCTGCGGGAGGCCGCCGGGCGGATGCCGGCCGGCGGGGAGGAGACCGAGCGGCTGCGCGCCACGCTCTCGCCCCGGGAGCGGGAGATCATGGAACTGCTCTCGACCGGCATCGGCGCCCAGGAGATCGGGCTGCACTTACGGCTGAGCGAGAAGACCGTCCGCAACAACCTCAGCAACATCTACGCCAAGCTGGACGCCCGGGGGAGTACGGAAGCGGTCCTGAAGTGGCTGGGGGCGGCGCTCTCAATTCGCGTATGA
- a CDS encoding LLM class F420-dependent oxidoreductase has product MQLPVQSQSALFAEAWEADAGPGDLVEIARTADRSGFDYLASCDHVAIPRRLAAAMSTVWYDPVATLGFLASVTERVRLLSHVAVVGLRHPLLTAKQYATLDHLSGGRLILGVGAGHVQEEFEVLGVDFERRGAVLDECVDALRAALGPDEFPSHHGKLYDFEGLGQRPRPTQERVPVWVGGSSPAAVRRAAVKGDGWLPQGDPRERLPEQIARIRRLREEAGVVEPLTVGAITEPLYVGEPGWTVGRRTLTGAPESLAESLRAYRAMGVHQIQVRFRSRSRTELTDQMAAFGAEVAPLL; this is encoded by the coding sequence ATGCAGTTGCCCGTCCAGTCGCAGAGCGCTCTTTTCGCGGAGGCGTGGGAGGCGGACGCGGGTCCCGGCGACCTCGTCGAGATCGCCCGCACCGCCGACCGCTCCGGCTTCGACTACCTCGCGAGCTGCGACCACGTCGCGATACCCCGGCGGCTCGCCGCCGCCATGAGCACGGTCTGGTACGACCCCGTCGCCACGCTCGGCTTCCTGGCCTCGGTCACCGAGCGCGTACGGCTGTTGAGCCACGTCGCGGTCGTCGGGCTGCGGCACCCGCTGCTCACCGCCAAGCAGTACGCGACCCTCGACCACCTGAGCGGAGGGCGCCTGATCCTCGGGGTCGGCGCCGGACACGTACAGGAGGAGTTCGAGGTGCTGGGCGTGGACTTCGAGCGGCGCGGGGCCGTACTCGACGAGTGCGTCGACGCCTTGCGGGCCGCACTCGGGCCCGATGAATTCCCTTCCCACCACGGCAAGTTGTACGACTTCGAAGGACTCGGGCAGCGGCCCCGGCCCACGCAGGAACGGGTGCCCGTCTGGGTGGGCGGCTCCTCGCCCGCCGCCGTCCGGCGGGCCGCGGTCAAGGGGGACGGGTGGCTGCCGCAGGGGGATCCGCGGGAGCGGCTGCCCGAGCAGATCGCCCGGATCCGCCGGCTGAGAGAGGAGGCGGGGGTCGTCGAGCCCCTCACCGTCGGCGCCATCACCGAACCGCTGTACGTGGGGGAGCCGGGGTGGACCGTGGGGCGCCGCACCCTCACCGGGGCCCCCGAATCGCTCGCCGAGTCGCTGCGCGCGTACCGGGCGATGGGGGTGCACCAGATCCAGGTACGGTTCCGCAGCCGGAGCCGCACCGAACTCACCGACCAGATGGCCGCGTTCGGCGCCGAGGTCGCTCCGCTGTTGTAG
- a CDS encoding amidohydrolase family protein → METFPKIISVDDHTVEPPNVWRDRLPSRYRDRGPRIVRAPLKEMTFLGGKFAPVMGSPGDDGPIGDWWVYEDLHRPLTRLDTAVGYDRDEIKLEVITYEQMRPGSYDVPQRLADMDVNHVQSALCFPTFPRFCGQTFTEAKDRELGLLSVRAYNDWMVEEWCGPDARGRLIPLTLIPLWDAELAAREVRRNASRGVRAVAFSEIPPHLGLPSVHTDEWDPLLAACDETGTVIAMHIGSSSRMPSTSADAPPAVGSTITFANCCFSMVDWLMSGKFERFPNLKVMYAEGQIGWIPYILERADVVWEENRGWGGVADKVHRPPSELFTEHVYGCFFDDAFGLKNLDAIGVGNVLYETDYPHSDSTWPESREVGEAQMGHLDADVVDRIVRRNAIELLGLTEDGLWAGPGGAR, encoded by the coding sequence ATGGAGACCTTCCCGAAGATCATCTCGGTGGACGACCACACGGTGGAGCCCCCCAACGTCTGGCGGGACCGGCTCCCGTCGCGGTACCGGGACCGGGGGCCGCGCATCGTCCGCGCCCCCCTCAAGGAAATGACCTTCCTGGGCGGCAAGTTCGCCCCCGTCATGGGCAGCCCCGGGGACGACGGCCCGATCGGCGACTGGTGGGTCTACGAGGACCTGCACCGGCCGCTCACCCGTCTCGACACCGCCGTCGGATACGACAGGGACGAGATCAAGCTCGAAGTCATCACGTACGAGCAGATGCGCCCGGGGTCGTACGACGTCCCGCAGCGCCTGGCCGACATGGACGTCAACCACGTCCAGTCCGCCCTCTGTTTCCCCACCTTCCCCCGCTTCTGCGGTCAGACCTTCACGGAGGCCAAGGACCGTGAACTGGGGCTCCTCTCGGTGCGCGCCTACAACGACTGGATGGTCGAGGAGTGGTGCGGCCCCGATGCCCGGGGCCGGCTGATACCGCTCACCCTCATACCGCTGTGGGACGCGGAACTCGCCGCGCGGGAGGTGCGGCGCAACGCCTCCCGCGGGGTACGGGCCGTCGCGTTCTCCGAGATACCTCCGCACCTCGGACTCCCGTCCGTCCATACGGACGAATGGGATCCGCTCCTCGCCGCGTGCGACGAGACCGGCACCGTCATCGCCATGCACATCGGGTCGAGCAGCCGGATGCCCTCCACCTCCGCCGACGCCCCGCCGGCCGTCGGCTCCACCATCACCTTCGCCAACTGCTGCTTCTCGATGGTCGACTGGCTGATGAGCGGCAAGTTCGAGCGCTTCCCGAACCTCAAGGTCATGTACGCGGAGGGCCAGATCGGCTGGATCCCCTACATCCTCGAACGCGCGGACGTCGTGTGGGAGGAGAACCGTGGCTGGGGCGGCGTCGCCGACAAGGTCCACCGCCCGCCGTCCGAACTCTTCACCGAGCACGTCTACGGCTGCTTCTTCGACGACGCCTTCGGGTTGAAGAACCTCGACGCGATCGGCGTGGGGAATGTGCTGTACGAGACCGACTACCCCCACTCCGACTCCACTTGGCCCGAGTCCAGGGAGGTCGGCGAGGCGCAGATGGGCCACCTGGACGCGGACGTCGTCGACCGGATCGTCCGGCGCAACGCGATCGAGCTGCTGGGCCTGACCGAGGACGGTTTGTGGGCGGGACCGGGGGGTGCCCGTTGA
- a CDS encoding BTAD domain-containing putative transcriptional regulator, producing MDGVPRVPEQGRAEDSAVLHFSVLGPVRAWRGAETLATGSPQQRALLAALLLREGRTATANELIDALWGEESPSQALAAVRTYASRLRKILSPGVLVSESGGYAVRLTDGSGVGASLDLALAQELAADAEKAKAAGDLCHARSLLNKALSLWDGEVLASVPGPYAETQRTRLNEWRLQLIESRLDMDLEQGCHAEAVSELTALTAAHPLRERLRELLMLALYRSGRQAEALAAYADTRRLLADELGVDPRPGLQELQQRILQADPGLAEPSAPLAPETATAPVRPAQLPATVSDFTGRASFVSELSEVLAAASAAEGRVMAVSALAGIGGVGKTTLAVHVAHQARTSFPDGQLYVDLQGAGARAAEPETVLGVFLRALGIADAAIPDSLEERAALYRSILDGRRILVLLDNARDAAQVRPLLPGMEGCAALVTSRVRMVDLAGAHLVDLDVMSPEEALQLFMKIVGEERVASERQSALDVVAACGFLPLAIRIAASRLAARRTWTVSVLAAKLADERRRLDELQAGDLAVKATFELGYGQLEPAQARAFRLLGLADGPDISLAAAAAALNLPVDETEDLLESLVDTSLLESAAPGRYRYHDLVRLYARACAERDEQPPSERAAAMSRMLDFYLSTAAGVYAIERPGDQLVDHLEVTEYPGLRFTEGSAALDWLYTEASPLLACVRQAAGTDRLRRAVDLLWAARDLTESGANSHQYETTARAMCDATRVAGDAHAEGRARTTLTHPLLVSGRIQQAAEQAQLAMELAASARDAMAMSWAANDRGLTLVHQEHYADAKPFFEQAIEGYAAIGNRALEALSLCNLSRAHLGMENVTMAVEIAQRALTAYRGIGQTLRLANGHYTLGIALTKAGRHNDALNQFSDALSVFGSHRQRLWEGTTNYRISQVHLAARRPAQAAQHAEQALALGCIGGDLMQGRVLTLLGRALTMLGQSDRARACWREALSIFEQQGGASEAAEVRALLTPATAA from the coding sequence ATGGACGGTGTACCGCGAGTACCGGAGCAGGGGCGTGCCGAGGATTCGGCGGTGCTCCACTTCAGCGTGCTCGGCCCGGTGCGCGCCTGGCGCGGGGCGGAAACCTTGGCCACCGGGTCCCCTCAACAACGCGCCCTGCTGGCGGCTCTGCTGCTCCGCGAGGGCCGTACGGCCACGGCGAACGAGCTGATCGACGCGCTGTGGGGCGAGGAGTCGCCCTCGCAGGCACTGGCGGCGGTACGGACGTACGCGTCGCGGCTGCGGAAGATCCTCTCCCCCGGTGTCCTGGTCAGCGAGTCGGGCGGCTATGCCGTGCGGCTCACCGACGGGTCCGGCGTGGGCGCCTCGCTGGACCTCGCGCTGGCCCAGGAACTGGCGGCCGACGCGGAGAAGGCGAAGGCGGCGGGCGACCTGTGCCACGCGCGCTCCCTGCTGAACAAGGCGCTGAGCCTGTGGGACGGCGAGGTCCTGGCGAGCGTCCCGGGCCCGTACGCGGAAACCCAGCGCACCCGCCTGAACGAGTGGCGGCTCCAACTCATCGAGTCCCGCCTCGACATGGACCTGGAGCAGGGCTGCCACGCGGAGGCGGTCTCCGAACTCACGGCGCTCACCGCGGCCCATCCGCTGAGAGAGCGGCTGCGTGAACTTCTGATGCTGGCGCTGTACCGCTCGGGCCGCCAGGCGGAGGCCCTGGCCGCGTACGCGGACACCCGGCGGCTGCTGGCGGACGAGCTGGGCGTGGACCCGCGGCCGGGTCTCCAGGAACTCCAGCAGCGCATCCTCCAGGCGGACCCGGGACTCGCGGAACCCTCGGCCCCGTTGGCCCCGGAGACCGCGACCGCCCCGGTGCGCCCGGCCCAACTGCCCGCCACGGTCTCGGACTTCACCGGCCGGGCGTCCTTCGTGTCGGAGCTGAGCGAGGTGCTGGCGGCGGCGTCGGCCGCCGAGGGCCGGGTGATGGCGGTGTCGGCGCTGGCGGGCATCGGCGGCGTCGGCAAGACGACGCTGGCCGTTCATGTCGCGCACCAGGCCCGGACGTCGTTCCCGGACGGACAGCTGTACGTGGACCTCCAGGGGGCGGGTGCGCGGGCCGCCGAGCCGGAGACGGTCCTGGGCGTCTTCCTGCGCGCCCTGGGCATCGCGGACGCGGCCATCCCCGACTCCCTGGAGGAGCGGGCGGCCCTGTACCGCTCGATCCTGGACGGCCGCCGGATCCTTGTGCTGCTGGACAACGCGCGGGACGCGGCCCAGGTACGGCCCCTGCTGCCCGGGATGGAGGGGTGTGCCGCGCTGGTGACGTCGCGGGTGCGGATGGTCGACCTCGCCGGGGCGCATCTGGTCGACCTGGACGTGATGTCCCCCGAGGAGGCGCTCCAGCTCTTCATGAAGATCGTCGGCGAGGAACGGGTCGCCTCCGAGCGGCAGTCGGCGCTGGACGTGGTGGCGGCGTGCGGTTTCCTGCCGCTGGCGATCAGGATCGCGGCATCGCGGCTGGCGGCCCGCCGCACCTGGACGGTCTCGGTCCTCGCGGCGAAGCTGGCGGACGAGCGGCGACGACTGGATGAATTGCAGGCCGGGGATCTCGCCGTCAAGGCGACCTTCGAGCTGGGGTACGGGCAGTTGGAGCCGGCCCAGGCCCGCGCGTTCCGCCTGCTGGGGCTGGCGGACGGCCCGGACATCTCCCTGGCCGCGGCCGCGGCGGCGCTGAACCTGCCGGTCGACGAGACCGAGGACCTGCTGGAGTCCCTCGTCGACACGTCACTGCTGGAGTCGGCGGCACCGGGCCGCTACCGGTACCACGACCTGGTGCGGCTCTACGCGCGTGCTTGCGCGGAGCGGGACGAGCAGCCGCCGAGCGAGCGCGCGGCCGCGATGTCGCGGATGCTCGACTTCTACCTGTCCACGGCCGCGGGGGTCTACGCGATCGAGCGGCCCGGGGACCAACTGGTGGATCACCTGGAGGTGACGGAGTACCCGGGGCTGCGGTTCACCGAGGGCAGCGCCGCCCTCGACTGGCTGTACACCGAGGCCTCGCCACTGCTGGCCTGCGTACGGCAGGCGGCGGGCACGGACCGGCTGCGGCGGGCGGTGGACCTGCTGTGGGCCGCCAGAGACCTCACCGAGTCCGGGGCCAACTCCCACCAGTACGAGACGACGGCCAGAGCGATGTGCGACGCCACGCGGGTCGCGGGGGACGCGCACGCGGAGGGCAGAGCGCGGACGACGCTCACCCACCCGCTGCTGGTCTCCGGCCGCATCCAGCAGGCCGCCGAGCAGGCTCAGCTCGCCATGGAACTCGCCGCCTCCGCACGGGACGCCATGGCCATGAGCTGGGCGGCCAACGACCGGGGGCTCACCCTCGTGCACCAGGAGCACTACGCGGACGCCAAGCCCTTCTTCGAGCAGGCGATAGAGGGGTACGCCGCGATCGGCAACCGGGCCCTCGAAGCGCTCAGCCTGTGCAATCTGTCGCGGGCCCACCTGGGCATGGAGAACGTCACCATGGCGGTGGAGATCGCGCAGCGCGCCCTGACGGCCTACCGCGGCATCGGTCAGACCCTGCGCCTCGCCAACGGCCACTACACCCTGGGGATCGCGCTGACCAAGGCGGGCCGTCACAACGACGCCCTCAACCAGTTCTCGGACGCCCTGTCCGTCTTCGGCAGCCACCGGCAGCGGCTCTGGGAGGGCACGACCAACTACCGGATCTCCCAGGTGCACCTGGCGGCCCGTCGTCCCGCGCAGGCGGCCCAGCACGCCGAGCAGGCGCTCGCGCTCGGCTGCATCGGCGGGGACCTGATGCAGGGCCGCGTACTGACGCTCCTGGGCCGGGCCCTGACCATGCTGGGGCAGTCGGACCGGGCCAGGGCCTGCTGGCGCGAGGCGCTCAGCATCTTCGAACAGCAGGGCGGCGCCTCGGAGGCCGCGGAGGTACGCGCGCTGCTCACGCCCGCCACCGCGGCGTGA
- a CDS encoding TetR/AcrR family transcriptional regulator, with protein MRGGLTAKGQATRRRIVEGAAAVLREKGVTSATLDDIMARTSTSKSQLFHYFPTGKDELLVAVAQFEADQVLEDQQPYLGCLDSWEAWEQWRDVVVKRYEAQGDQCPLGSLFLQIGRSTPGTRAIVIELMCRWQESLAAGIRALQATGRLPAELDVDRRAAALLAAIQGGVSILLSTGQPTHLRAALDQGIADLRSAGDLVA; from the coding sequence GTGCGCGGAGGTCTGACGGCGAAGGGGCAGGCGACCCGGAGGCGGATCGTCGAGGGGGCCGCGGCCGTGCTGCGGGAGAAGGGCGTCACCTCGGCGACGCTGGACGACATCATGGCGCGGACCAGCACCAGCAAGAGCCAGCTGTTCCACTACTTCCCCACCGGCAAGGACGAACTCCTCGTCGCGGTGGCCCAGTTCGAGGCGGATCAGGTCCTGGAGGACCAACAGCCCTATCTGGGCTGCCTCGACTCCTGGGAGGCCTGGGAGCAGTGGCGGGACGTGGTCGTCAAGCGCTACGAGGCGCAGGGGGACCAGTGCCCGCTCGGGTCGCTGTTCCTTCAGATCGGACGTTCGACTCCCGGGACACGGGCGATCGTGATCGAGCTGATGTGCCGCTGGCAGGAGAGCCTGGCGGCGGGCATCCGGGCACTGCAGGCCACCGGCAGGCTTCCCGCCGAGCTCGATGTCGACAGGAGGGCCGCGGCGCTGCTGGCCGCGATCCAAGGGGGCGTGTCGATCCTGTTGTCGACGGGCCAGCCCACCCACTTGCGCGCCGCCCTCGATCAAGGGATCGCGGACCTGCGGAGCGCGGGCGACCTCGTGGCGTGA
- a CDS encoding SDR family NAD(P)-dependent oxidoreductase — protein MSMRLEGRTALVTGATSNIGRAIAEAFAAEGTHVVVSGRGAERGEEVVDGIRARGGRADFVRADLDGSAAASQALAQEATRVLGGRIDVLVNNAGIYPGDTTAATDEKTFDQVYAVNVKAPFFLTAAVAPAMLGAGGGAIINLGSWIARLGIPVGALYSSTKGAVETLTRAWAAEFGPQGVRVNAISPGVVLTPAPGEVHPAEIMMKGTPAGGMGTPDAIANAAVYLACDESSFVHGIVLDVDGGRTATAVIAA, from the coding sequence ATGTCGATGCGGCTTGAGGGCAGGACCGCCCTGGTGACCGGAGCGACCAGCAACATCGGGCGGGCGATCGCGGAGGCCTTCGCCGCCGAGGGGACGCACGTCGTTGTCTCGGGCCGCGGCGCCGAGCGGGGCGAGGAGGTGGTCGACGGGATCCGGGCACGCGGCGGTCGTGCCGACTTCGTGCGGGCCGACCTGGACGGCAGCGCCGCGGCCTCGCAGGCGCTGGCGCAGGAGGCGACGCGGGTCCTCGGCGGCCGTATCGACGTCCTGGTCAACAACGCCGGTATCTACCCCGGCGACACCACGGCGGCCACCGACGAGAAGACCTTCGATCAGGTCTACGCCGTGAACGTGAAGGCCCCGTTCTTTCTGACCGCGGCCGTCGCGCCCGCCATGCTGGGGGCCGGCGGTGGGGCGATCATCAACCTGGGCTCCTGGATCGCGCGCCTGGGCATTCCGGTCGGCGCCCTCTACAGCTCCACCAAGGGGGCTGTGGAGACGCTGACCCGGGCTTGGGCGGCGGAGTTCGGGCCGCAGGGGGTACGGGTGAACGCGATCTCGCCGGGGGTGGTGCTGACGCCCGCACCGGGAGAGGTTCACCCCGCCGAGATCATGATGAAGGGCACCCCCGCGGGCGGGATGGGCACTCCCGACGCCATCGCGAACGCCGCCGTGTACCTGGCCTGCGACGAGTCCTCGTTCGTGCACGGCATCGTGCTCGACGTCGACGGTGGCCGGACGGCGACGGCCGTCATCGCCGCCTGA
- a CDS encoding ATP-binding protein, with translation MSTASLLELELLAFPKAVPDLRRTVRRHLGGPCDDVQLCVTELVGNVVRHVGEGTPVRVRVAGAGAGASAGMEGARGGRIRIEVSDPDPRALPVLLCAAGDDESGRGLALLDAVALRWGVEQGATGKTVWCELGETW, from the coding sequence GTGAGCACGGCGTCGCTGCTCGAACTGGAGCTGCTGGCCTTCCCCAAGGCCGTACCCGACCTGCGTCGTACGGTCCGCCGTCACCTGGGTGGCCCGTGCGACGACGTCCAGCTCTGCGTCACGGAGCTGGTGGGCAACGTGGTCCGGCATGTGGGGGAGGGGACCCCGGTCCGCGTACGAGTGGCGGGTGCGGGTGCGGGTGCGAGTGCTGGTATGGAGGGTGCGCGCGGCGGTCGGATCCGCATCGAGGTGAGCGACCCCGACCCGCGTGCCCTGCCCGTCCTGCTCTGTGCGGCGGGGGACGACGAGTCGGGGCGGGGGCTGGCGCTGCTCGACGCGGTGGCGTTGCGGTGGGGCGTGGAGCAAGGGGCTACGGGCAAGACGGTGTGGTGCGAGTTGGGGGAGACGTGGTGA
- a CDS encoding helix-turn-helix transcriptional regulator: MPPRKDPDASANVPSFYGAELRYQRELAGLTLEQLAEGSFRGIPFLSQIERGERRMPLDLARHVDKVLGTDGFFERRCEDARRARQSGHAEYFADVAEMERHAESIEDWAPTLIPGLLQTETYTRKVIQVGAPWVPPADIEKQVQARMERAEIWQCEDRPSFWAILHESLVRRPLLPPGAMAGQLEHILETVHATQSVLQLIPETATSHPLMMGVTKTMTFPDAPPVVYIESQHSGQLIDYPALVKNYRKSYDLLRATALPPETSLAMIEQAAKDYRNGKHRA, encoded by the coding sequence GTGCCCCCACGCAAGGATCCCGACGCGTCGGCGAACGTCCCCTCCTTCTACGGCGCCGAGTTGCGCTACCAGCGGGAGCTGGCGGGCCTGACGCTGGAGCAGTTGGCGGAAGGAAGCTTCCGAGGCATCCCGTTCCTCAGCCAGATCGAGCGCGGGGAGCGGCGTATGCCGCTGGACCTCGCCCGGCACGTCGACAAGGTCCTCGGCACGGACGGCTTTTTCGAGCGCCGCTGTGAAGATGCGCGCAGGGCCCGGCAGTCGGGGCACGCGGAGTACTTCGCGGATGTCGCGGAGATGGAGCGGCATGCGGAGTCGATTGAGGACTGGGCGCCAACCCTCATTCCGGGGCTGTTGCAGACAGAGACGTACACCCGGAAAGTCATTCAGGTCGGGGCTCCATGGGTTCCCCCTGCGGACATCGAGAAGCAAGTGCAGGCTCGGATGGAGCGCGCCGAGATCTGGCAATGCGAAGACCGTCCGTCGTTCTGGGCGATCCTGCACGAGTCGCTGGTCCGCAGGCCCCTGCTCCCGCCGGGGGCAATGGCCGGACAACTGGAGCACATTCTGGAGACGGTCCACGCCACGCAGAGCGTTTTGCAACTCATTCCGGAAACCGCTACGTCCCATCCGCTGATGATGGGCGTCACCAAGACCATGACTTTTCCGGACGCCCCACCGGTGGTCTACATCGAGAGCCAGCACAGCGGTCAACTGATCGACTATCCGGCGCTCGTGAAGAATTACCGCAAGTCGTACGATCTACTCAGGGCCACGGCGCTACCGCCGGAGACGTCCCTGGCCATGATCGAGCAAGCGGCGAAGGACTACCGAAATGGCAAGCACAGAGCCTGA
- a CDS encoding DUF397 domain-containing protein yields the protein MASTEPDLSSARWHTSGYSNATGGDCVEVASNLPGVVPVRDSKSQDSPVLLISPTTWTTFIAALLLPPE from the coding sequence ATGGCAAGCACAGAGCCTGACTTGAGCTCCGCGCGGTGGCATACAAGCGGCTACAGCAACGCCACCGGTGGTGACTGCGTCGAGGTAGCCTCGAACCTGCCCGGAGTCGTCCCCGTCCGCGACTCCAAGTCCCAGGACAGCCCCGTACTCCTGATCTCCCCCACAACCTGGACCACTTTCATCGCGGCACTCCTCCTCCCGCCGGAGTAA